The segment TATAGGCACTAAAAACCATTTGTGCAGAATCATTTTATATTTTTGTTTCTTTAAATTAATTGATGACTTCTATGAGCGAGAAAACTCCTGAAAAAGATGCGGTGGTAAAAAAGAATTTTATCCGCCAGATTATTGAAGAAGAATTGAAAGAAGGAAAGAATGATGGAAGGGTGCATACCCGTTTCCCGCCGGAACCAAACGGATATTTGCATATTGGGCACGCCAAGTCAATTTGTTTGAACTTTGGAACTGCTCAGGAGTATGGAGGAGTAACCAATTTGCGATTTGACGATACAAACCCTTCGAAAGAAGAAACCGAATATGTTGAATCGATCAAGAAAGATGTTCGTTGGCTGGGCTTTGATTGGGGGGAGCGTGAGTATTTCTCATCGGATTATTTCGACAATTTATATGCGTTCGCTGTCAAGCTAATAAAAGCGGATAAAGCCTATGTGGATGATCAGGATGCTGAAACCATCAGTACCCAAAAAGGAACGCCAACACGACCGGGATTTGAAAGTCCGCACCGGGAGCGTTCGGTAGAAGAAAATCTGGATCTTTTTGAGCGGATGCGTGGCGGCGAGTTCGACGAAGGAGAAAAGGTGTTGCGTGCAAAAATAGATATGGCATCGCCGAATATGCATATGCGTGATCCTATTTTGTACCGGATCATGAAAACGCCTCATCATCGCACAGGCGATAAGTGGTGCATTTACCCGATGTATGATTTTGCCCATGGGCAGGGCGATTATTGGGAAGGAATCACCCATTCGATTTGCACCTTGGAATTTGAAGTTCACCGTCCGTTATACAACTGGTTTGTCGATCAGTTGAAAGAAGGGGAGTACAGACCCCGTCAGATTGAATTTGCCCGCTTAAATCTCACTTATACCGTAATGAGTAAGCGTAAACTGCTAGAGCTGGTCAAAGAGAATTACGTCAATGGATGGAACGATCCGCGTATGCCGACCATCTCAGGATTGCGACGTCGGGGATATACACCGGAATCAATCCGCAATTTTGCCGATCGTATTGGCATTACCAAAGTGGACGGAATGATTGACGTTGCTTTGTTGGAGCACAGTGTGCGTGAAGATTTGAATAAAAAAGCGCAGCGGGTAATGGGCGTACTAAATCCGTTGAAAGTGGTTATCACCAATTATCCCGAAGGTCAGGTTGAAGAGTTGGATGCGGTTAATAACCCCGAAAACCCGGATGCCGGAAAACGCAAAGTACCTTTCTCGAAGGAAATCTATATTGAGCGCGATGACTTTATGGAAGATCCACCGCGCAAGTTTTTCCGACTCGCTCCCGGGCGTGAGGTTCGCCTTCGGTACGCGTATTACCTTACGTGCAACGAAGTGATAAAAGATGAAAGCGGCGAAATTACAGCCTTACACTGTACTTACGATCCTGAAACCAAAGGCGGTAATTCTCCTGATGGACGGAAAGTGAAAGCAACATTACACTGGGTATCTGCCAGCAACAATGTTGAGGCTGAAGTTCGCTTGTACGATCGTTTATTTTTGGACGAAGAACCTGATGGACACAAGGATCGTGATTTTAAAGAATTTCTGAATCCCGATTCACTAACCGTTTTAAAGAAATGCTACCTGGAGCCATTTGTGAAAGATGCGAAACCATTGGATTCATTCCAATTCGAGCGGTTGGGTTATTTCAATGTTGACCCGGACAGCGAAGCCGATCAGTTGGTTTTTAACCGCACAGCTCCGTTGCGAGATAATTGGTCAAAATTTAAAGGTAAATAAACCTACAACATAGAAATGAAAGGCGAGACAATTGAGTTCTCGCCTTTTTAATGAACCAAATTGCTTCTTACCGATTATTCACTTCCATTAACCGATCATCTTTTCTCAGAAATACTTGGAATAGCTACTTTTACCGTAGAAATTTAAGGTCGCGCATCATGGAAACATATCATCACTGCAGGTCAGAAAGACATCATGCAAGAGAGAGAAAGTCACGCGGTTCTTTTCTGGGAACTGTTTTAGTCGTTATCGGAATTCTGTGGATTTTAAAAGAAATCGGCTGGCAGCTTGGCTTGCCGGCTTGGCATGTCGTTCAAGATGCCGGAGCCAGCTTCCTGAATATTTTCCACTTTGGAGCTATTTCAGTTACCTGGCCGGTTATTTTGTTACTCGTTGGTGTTTTGCTCATTGTAGGGAGAAGGTTAATTGGAGCTTTATTTTTGGTGTTCGCTATTTTATTTTTGCTACCTCACCTCATCATTCCCGGAATTTTACTGGTACTCTTTTTTCCCCTGGTTCTGATTATTTTGGGAATTGTGTTGATTAGCAAACTTTTTTAGCATTTTTGAGCTGAATTTTACTTGTGCGAAGAATTGAATAAGAATTTATTTTCGAAGGATACAAAGGCTGGATATTATGAAGGATAGAGAAAGAGGAAATAAAAGATATTACTTTGGGCTGATACTCATTGGTATTGGAGCAATCCTGATTTTGGAACGATTGAACCTGATTCCCTGGAGTATTGCTGACTTGCTCATATCGTGGCAAATGTTGTTAATTGCGATTGGCGTATTCTCCTTGCTGGGAGGTAACCGAACAGGAGGGACGATCATGATTGCCATTGGAGGTATTTTTCTGGTTCCTGAAATTGTTGATATACCTCATGAAATACGCAGGCTTTATTGGCCTTTATTGTTAGTTGGTGCAGGAGTCGCTTTAATTTATCGGCACAAGGGGTGTAAATCGCGGATAGAACATGGCGTTGGCGAGCAGGATCTTAATCAGTTTGATGATTTTGTCATTTTTGGAGGACGCGAAGTTTTCATCAATTCGCAGGATCTGAAAGGAGGTCGGTCGACATCGATCTTTGGAGGAATCGAGTATGATCTGAGGCAAGCCACACTTTCATCTCAAGGGGCTTATATCGATACCATTTCCGTGTTTGGAGGCTGCAGTATAAAGGTGCCGCTGGACTGGAATGTACGCAATGAGGTAACCACTATTTTTGGTGCTTTTACCGACAAACGAGGTGATACCTTCCGACATTCGCATTACGATCCGTCAAAAACGCTGGTCATTAGAGGTTTTACAGTTTTTGGAGGTTTTGAAGTGAAGCATGTATAATTGAACCTATGAAACACCCTTTCATTAATAACAAAATACTGATGCTCTATTATGGGGTTTTTTGGTTGGTTATTGGGGTGAGCAATATTTCAATTCAATACTTTTGGTATGAAACCGATCTGGTTAGTTCCAGCTTATCAGCTTTCATTTACTTTGTTATTTACCCGGTTCTGGGAGCCAGTATTTGGTTTATCATCAAATACAATAGTTTAGAAGAAAATGAGCTGACGTGGGTCCTTCTTTATCATTTAATTGGGGCTTCAATCTTAAACGCCATCTGGATTTACCTGGGCTTTATCAGTATCAAGGTCATCGACTCCGGAAACCTCCATTTACTATATGATACCTTGCCCGGGCGAGTCTTTTCGGGTTATGTGATGTACGTTATTTTCGTGCTGTTTTTTCTGGCTATCAACTACTATCAAAGCCTGAAAGAAAAGATCAAGAAGGAAGCAGAGCTGAAATCATTAATACGCGAGGCTGAGTTAAGTGCCTTGAAATCACAAATCAATCCTCACTTTCTTTTCAATAGCTTAAATTCGATTGCGTCGCTAACGATTAGCTTTCCTGAAAAAGCACATGAAATGGTGATCAACTTATCCCGGTTTATGCGTTATGCCTTGCAGCACGATCAGGACGAAACCGTTTCGTTGAAGGATGAGCTGGAGAATATAAAACTGTACCTGAGCATTGAAAAAGTGAGGTTTGGGAAAAAATTAAATCCTGTTTTTGAAGTCGAAGAAAGTTGTCATAACTTTCAGATTCCGAATATGATTTTGCAACCATTATACGAGAATGCCATCAAATATGGTGTGTATGAGGCAACCGAGCCTGTTAGCATAACAACAAGCTGCACGACGGAAAATGGGAGTATGTTGATTATTATTGAAAATGATTACGATGCGGAGAGCATCAGAAACAGGGGAGAGGGAATTGGCCTTCGGAATATCAGACAACGATTGGAACTCATTTACGGAACGTCAGAACTTATTCGAATTACGGATTTGAAGACAAGCTTTAAAATTGAATTATTACTACCAAAAAAGATACCGGCATGAAACGAGAATTAACAGCATTGATCATTGAAGATGAAGAGTTGGCCAGAAACCTGCTGAAGTCGTATTTAAAGGATCATCCAAAACTCAACTTGATTGGAGAATGTGAAAATGGCTTTGAAGGGGTGCAAAAAATCAATGAGCTCAAGCCGGATCTCGTTTTTTTGGATATTCAGATGCCGAAAATTACGGGGTTCGAAATGTTGGAGTTGCTCGATCATAAACCTGAAATTATTTTCACAACCGCCTACGACCAATTCGCTTTAAAAGCATTTGACTACAGCGCTGTCGACTATTTGCTGAAACCATTTTCGAAAGATCGAATGTTGGAAGCCATTGAAAAAGTTGCCGACCGGATTGGGAATAATGAAAGCACCGGTGATAAGCTGGAGCAACTCAGCAGCTATGCGGTTAATGAATACCTGGAGCGAATTGTCGTGAAAGATCGTCACAAAATAAATATCATTCCGGTTGATCAGGTGCGCTACCTCGAGTCGATGGATGATTATGTGTTGATTTACACCCAGGACGGACGCCATATGAAACAGAATACGATGAAGTACTTCGAGGCACACTTGAACCCGAAAGACTTCATCCGAATTCATCGTTCGTACATTGTGCGGGTTGAGTGTATTGCCGAAATTCAGCAATATGAAAAGGAATCGTACATCGTCATTATGAAAGATAAAACCAAATTGAAGGTGAGTAAAACCGGTTATAAAAAAATAAAAGAAGCACTTCATTTTTAAAAGAATTGAGCCGGAATGGCTCATTGGTTTAGTTTTAGATTAGTTTTATTTCAAAGTCCTGTTATAGTTGCAGGACTTTTTTACTTTTACCAACTTAAAATGACAACATGAAGCAGATTTTCCTGTTTGCGATATTTAGTATTCCTTTCGTCGTTTTTGCTCAAAACGAAGTCAAGCCTGATGGAGATAAGTTGTTCTGGTTTGTTGCCGTTTTCGTTGCGATTCCACTGGTTTATATTATTATGAATCCGGTCTTTAAGAAACCGAGTAACCTAAAAGGTAAACCTGTTTCCGTTAAGAAAAGTCAATTGAAAATTGAACTATTGAAAGATCGTAAGTTCAAGCCCAATGTGCTGACATTGAAAATTGCAAACAGCAGTAAGAAGGATATCGATCTGGAAGCACCAATACTGATGTTTCGAAAAATATGGACGAAACGTAAGTTCAAATTAAAAGGAATTAACCAGTATGTAATTTACCCACTTTTTCTTGAAGCAGGAAAGACGCATGAACTACGTATCGACTTAAGTGTTTTTTATAATCACGATCGAAAGCTAAAACGGTATTTCTGGTCGAAAATTCGGGTGTTCGATACAAACGGGAAAAAATATTCATCTTCCTACATCACCCTTCGAAAAAGTTTATTTTCATAAATGAGAGACTGGACATTTAATCATATCGATTTTTCAATCTACCCCTACTATCCAGGTGATGACTTGGGTGTGCTTTATTCTCCCGAGGAAATTTTTGTTAAGTTATGGACTCCGGCAGCAAAGGAAGTTGAGTTTAGGTTGTACGAGAAAAGCTCGGGTGGTAGCCCCTTACGGATTGAAAAAATGGCTGCAATATCAAATGGTGTTTGGCAGATTCGACTGGACGGTGATTTTAAAGATCATTATTTTACTTTCCGTGTAAACGACGGAGAGTGGTTGAATGAAACGCCGGGTGTAGATACAAAGGCTGTTGGCTCAAACGGGAAACGTGGGTTAATTTACGATCCACTGGAAACGAATCCTGAAGGTTGGGAACACGATAAGCCGCTCGAACCCAAAAATCCGGTAGATGCTGTTTTGTACGAACTTCATGTGCGTGATTTTTCAATAGCCCCTTCATCTGGAATGAAGCAAAAAGGCAAGTATCTAGCTTTTACTGAAACAGGAACAAAAACACCCCGGCAGTTAGCTTCAGGTATTGATCATTTAAAAGAGCTGGGAATTACGCATGTTCATTTGCTTCCGGTGTACGACTTTTTTACGGTCGATGAAAATTATCCCTATCTGAAATACAATTGGGGGTATGATCCTCTTAATTACAATGTCCCCGAAGGAAGCTATGCCACGAATCCCGACAACATTTCCAGAATCAAGGAGCTGAAACAATTGGTTCAGGCACTGCACAATGCCGGTATTGGCGTGGTAATGGATGTTGTATACAACCATACTGGCTATACACGACGCTCATGGTTTAATCAAACGGTGCCAGGCTATTACTATCGGCAAAATAGAAATGGAAAGTTTGCCAATGCCAGCGGATGTGGAAACGAAATCGCTTCGGAGCGGTCAATGGTTCGCAGATACATTATCAATTCCCTGAAATACTGGGCTTCGGAATTTCACCTGGACGGTTTCCGTTTCGATTTGATGGGGATTATGGATATTCAGACGATGAATGAGATTCGTTGGCATTTAGATGAGCTTCGTCCCGGTATTCTGTTGTATGGCGAAGGGTGGGCTGCAGACTATAGTCCGATGGATGAACGATACCGGGCTGTAAAACATCACGTGGTCAATTTAAATGGAATAGCTTGCTTTAACGATGATATGCGCGATGCCATAAAAGGAAACAATTTTGATGAGAAAAGTCGTGGTTTTGTAAATGGTCGAACCCTGAATGAAGAAGCAGTCAAGTTTGGAGTTGTTGCGGCCTGTTATCATCCGAGTATTGTTTATGGCTATGTTGAAAGTTCGAAACATGCCTGGGCTAAAGAACCTTGGCAGTGTGTCAATTATGTGTCGTGTCACGATAACTTTACCTTGTACGATAAATTACGAATGAGCTGTTCCGATGCTAGTGTTGAGGAGTTGAAGAAAATGCAAAAACTTGCCGGAGCATTAGTTTTAACTTCACAAGGCATTCCGTTTTTACATGCCGGGAGTGAATTTTGCAGAAGCAAAAAGGGTAATCACAATTCTTATAAATCACCGGATTCGATCAATCAGATTGATTGGAGCTTAAAGGATGAGCATGCTGATGTGTTTTTCTATTATAAAAAGTTGATTGAATTGCGTAAGAAGATTGGAGTTTTCCGGATGCAGTCGGCTGATGAAATCCGGAAGTATCTAGACTTCTCACAAAATTATCAGCCTGGAGTTTTGTCTTATTCTTTTTTTAATTGTCCGAACGAATTTAACTGGAAAACCATTCAACTCATCTTCAACGCGAAAAAGGAATCTGCTCTATTAGAGCTTGATGAGCATGATTGGCATGTTATTGCCCGTGAAGATGAAATTTGTTACGATGGGATCGATTGCCTGATCGATCGAAAAGCTATTGTTCCGCCTATATCGATGATGATTTTAGTAAAAGGATATTAGAAAATCGCCAATAGCAGGTCGATATCTTTATTGGCAATATGGAGTTTGTCGCCCAAGTCTTTGTTGGTTAAAATACCGTTGTAAATATACACACCTTTGCGAATACCATTCGACTGCTTAATGTAATTCTGTACACCTCCACTTTCGCCAATGGCAATGATAATAGGAGCCAAAACGTTACTTAGGGCAATAGAAGCAGTACGAGCCACTATCGAAGCCACATTATGCACGCAATAGTGAATAACGCCATGTTTGACGTAAGTCGGATTTTTGAGGTCAGTTGCCCTACTTGTTTCAAAGCATCCACCTTGGCTGATATTCAGATCAATAATTACGGAGCCTGGTTTCATATTCTTCACCATTTCTTCAGACACCCTAAAAGAAGGGTTGGAATTGAAAGACATGGCACTCAAAACAACATCAGCCGATTTTAAAGCTTTTCGTAATACATTCGGGTACAAGACCGAAGTAAAAACCCGTTGTCCCAGCTTCGACTCCAGTTCTTGCAGGTTAAACATATTATCATCGAAAATTTTAACCGTTGCTCCTAAACCAAGGGCTGCACGGGCTGCATATTCGGCAGCTGTTCGAGCTCCCAAAATAACCAGTTCTGTTGGTGAAATACCAGTTACCCCACCTAAAAGAACTCCTTTCCCATTTCTGGAATTACTGAGGTATTCGCTGGCTAAAGTAATTGATGTTGCTCCCGAAATCTGGCTCATTAGTCGTACAACAGGCAAACACTTGTTCTCGTTTTCCATGTACTCGTAGGCAATGGTTGTTACCTTCTTTTTCATAAGTTTTTGCACCGTTTCTTGGCAATGCGTACTGAGGTGCATATTTGAGATAAGGGTTTGATGACCTCTCAATAAATCAACTTCTTCGGAACTAAAAGGAGCAACACGAATAATAACGTCGCACTGAAAAACTTCTTCATGTTTATCCACAACAATAGCTCCTGCTTCCCGGTACTCTTCGTCCGAATAACTGGATGCTTTTCCTGCATCAGTTTCAATATAAACTTCGTGGCCGTATGAAACCATCAATTCAACAGCTTCGGGTGTGAGTGGAATACGGTACTCAATTTTTGAAAAATCGGAAGGAATACCGATGGTAATTTTCTTTCCTCGCCTACGAATTTCCAACATCTCTTCTTTAGGTAGAAGCAGAGATTTTATTTCCGGGAGTTGTTTTTTTTCAGTCATTCAGGAGAAATTTGATGTTCAATTTACTCTTTAAAAGTATTTTATCAAAGAGATTTAGACGATATTAGCTGTAAGCTGCCTTCTTGAAGAGTCAAGAACTTCAATTTTTACTTCAACAATATTTTCGGGCAGCAAGGGGGCAATGTTTTCCGGCCATTCCATCATGCAATATTTGCCACTATATAAATAGTCATCAAAGCCAATGTCCAGTGCTTCTTCAACGTCTTTTATCCGGTAAAAATCGAAATGAAAAATCCGCTCGTTTGTCGATGTACTATACTCGTTTACCAGAGCAAATGTAGGACTGGTTATCGGATCAACCGAACCCAACTGGCGGCACAAGGCTTTGATAAAAGTTGTTTTTCCTGCACCCATTTTGCCATAGAAAGCAAAAATCCGCTCGCTAGGAAAATGATTGAGTAAGGATTTTGCAGCTGTTTGAATTTCTTCAACTGAATTAATGTGAATTGAAAACATGCTTTTTCGTTCTAATTGATGCAAATTTAGGTAAAGTTCTTTTTAAAAAAGACAAAGGCTGATCTTTGTTCGATCTATGTTTTGAAAAATTGTGTTACTTTTGATGCAAATACAATTCAATCGATCATTATGAATCTGCCAGAAAACTTAAAGTACACAAAAGAGCACGAATGGGTTCGTGTTGAAAAAGACAGTGTTTATGTTGGTATTACCGACTTTGCTCAAGGAGAATTGGGGGACATTGTTTTTGTTGAAATAGAAACTGAAGGAGAAGATTTGCCAAAAGGTGAAACCTTTGGTACTGTTGAAGCTGTAAAAACTGTTTCAGACCTTTTTATGCCTGTCGGTGGTAAGGTTGCTGAATTTAATGCGGCGTTGGAAGATGAGCCCGAGTTGATCAATAAGGATCCATATGACAAAGGCTGGATGATTAAAATTGAAATGAGTGATACAGCTGACTTGGATGACTTGATGGATGCCGAAGCCTATAAGGCGATGCTGGAAGCTTAATTTTTGATAATTTTGTTGACTTTTTATTTAAGGAAGGCAATCTTACGATATTAATCCCTGAGGAATTTTCCTTGGGGATTTTTTTGTGGTTTGCATTTGACTTTTTAAGTCGGGAGTTAAAAAAGCTTTTTGTATTCGACCGGGGCGATTAGACAGGCACAAAAAAATCCGGCACAATGGCCGGATTTTCGTTATTTGAGATTAAATCATCTTTTACAATGATTTGGCAACTTCAATTTCATGGAAGGCTTCAACCATGTCACCTTCTTTTATGTCGTTATATCCTTCAATGTTTAGTCCGCATTCGTAACCTTTTTGTACTTCTTTCACATCGTCTTTAAAGCGTTTAAGCGATCCTAAAGTACCGGTGTAAATCACAATGCCATCACGAATTAAACGAACTCTGGAAGAGCGCATGAATTTTCCGTCGCGAACAATACAACCTGCAATTGTTCCTACTTTTGTAATCTTAAAGGTCTCCAAAATTTCAGCTGTTCCCAGAATTTCTTCTTTAATTTCCGGTGAAAGCATTCCTTCCATGGCCGATTTGATTTCGTTGATTGCATCGTAGATGATTGAATACAAGCGGATGTC is part of the uncultured Sunxiuqinia sp. genome and harbors:
- a CDS encoding glutamine--tRNA ligase/YqeY domain fusion protein, whose product is MSEKTPEKDAVVKKNFIRQIIEEELKEGKNDGRVHTRFPPEPNGYLHIGHAKSICLNFGTAQEYGGVTNLRFDDTNPSKEETEYVESIKKDVRWLGFDWGEREYFSSDYFDNLYAFAVKLIKADKAYVDDQDAETISTQKGTPTRPGFESPHRERSVEENLDLFERMRGGEFDEGEKVLRAKIDMASPNMHMRDPILYRIMKTPHHRTGDKWCIYPMYDFAHGQGDYWEGITHSICTLEFEVHRPLYNWFVDQLKEGEYRPRQIEFARLNLTYTVMSKRKLLELVKENYVNGWNDPRMPTISGLRRRGYTPESIRNFADRIGITKVDGMIDVALLEHSVREDLNKKAQRVMGVLNPLKVVITNYPEGQVEELDAVNNPENPDAGKRKVPFSKEIYIERDDFMEDPPRKFFRLAPGREVRLRYAYYLTCNEVIKDESGEITALHCTYDPETKGGNSPDGRKVKATLHWVSASNNVEAEVRLYDRLFLDEEPDGHKDRDFKEFLNPDSLTVLKKCYLEPFVKDAKPLDSFQFERLGYFNVDPDSEADQLVFNRTAPLRDNWSKFKGK
- a CDS encoding DUF5668 domain-containing protein, which translates into the protein MKDRERGNKRYYFGLILIGIGAILILERLNLIPWSIADLLISWQMLLIAIGVFSLLGGNRTGGTIMIAIGGIFLVPEIVDIPHEIRRLYWPLLLVGAGVALIYRHKGCKSRIEHGVGEQDLNQFDDFVIFGGREVFINSQDLKGGRSTSIFGGIEYDLRQATLSSQGAYIDTISVFGGCSIKVPLDWNVRNEVTTIFGAFTDKRGDTFRHSHYDPSKTLVIRGFTVFGGFEVKHV
- a CDS encoding histidine kinase; translated protein: MKHPFINNKILMLYYGVFWLVIGVSNISIQYFWYETDLVSSSLSAFIYFVIYPVLGASIWFIIKYNSLEENELTWVLLYHLIGASILNAIWIYLGFISIKVIDSGNLHLLYDTLPGRVFSGYVMYVIFVLFFLAINYYQSLKEKIKKEAELKSLIREAELSALKSQINPHFLFNSLNSIASLTISFPEKAHEMVINLSRFMRYALQHDQDETVSLKDELENIKLYLSIEKVRFGKKLNPVFEVEESCHNFQIPNMILQPLYENAIKYGVYEATEPVSITTSCTTENGSMLIIIENDYDAESIRNRGEGIGLRNIRQRLELIYGTSELIRITDLKTSFKIELLLPKKIPA
- a CDS encoding LytTR family transcriptional regulator DNA-binding domain-containing protein gives rise to the protein MKRELTALIIEDEELARNLLKSYLKDHPKLNLIGECENGFEGVQKINELKPDLVFLDIQMPKITGFEMLELLDHKPEIIFTTAYDQFALKAFDYSAVDYLLKPFSKDRMLEAIEKVADRIGNNESTGDKLEQLSSYAVNEYLERIVVKDRHKINIIPVDQVRYLESMDDYVLIYTQDGRHMKQNTMKYFEAHLNPKDFIRIHRSYIVRVECIAEIQQYEKESYIVIMKDKTKLKVSKTGYKKIKEALHF
- the pulA gene encoding type I pullulanase; the protein is MRDWTFNHIDFSIYPYYPGDDLGVLYSPEEIFVKLWTPAAKEVEFRLYEKSSGGSPLRIEKMAAISNGVWQIRLDGDFKDHYFTFRVNDGEWLNETPGVDTKAVGSNGKRGLIYDPLETNPEGWEHDKPLEPKNPVDAVLYELHVRDFSIAPSSGMKQKGKYLAFTETGTKTPRQLASGIDHLKELGITHVHLLPVYDFFTVDENYPYLKYNWGYDPLNYNVPEGSYATNPDNISRIKELKQLVQALHNAGIGVVMDVVYNHTGYTRRSWFNQTVPGYYYRQNRNGKFANASGCGNEIASERSMVRRYIINSLKYWASEFHLDGFRFDLMGIMDIQTMNEIRWHLDELRPGILLYGEGWAADYSPMDERYRAVKHHVVNLNGIACFNDDMRDAIKGNNFDEKSRGFVNGRTLNEEAVKFGVVAACYHPSIVYGYVESSKHAWAKEPWQCVNYVSCHDNFTLYDKLRMSCSDASVEELKKMQKLAGALVLTSQGIPFLHAGSEFCRSKKGNHNSYKSPDSINQIDWSLKDEHADVFFYYKKLIELRKKIGVFRMQSADEIRKYLDFSQNYQPGVLSYSFFNCPNEFNWKTIQLIFNAKKESALLELDEHDWHVIAREDEICYDGIDCLIDRKAIVPPISMMILVKGY
- a CDS encoding alanine dehydrogenase; translation: MTEKKQLPEIKSLLLPKEEMLEIRRRGKKITIGIPSDFSKIEYRIPLTPEAVELMVSYGHEVYIETDAGKASSYSDEEYREAGAIVVDKHEEVFQCDVIIRVAPFSSEEVDLLRGHQTLISNMHLSTHCQETVQKLMKKKVTTIAYEYMENENKCLPVVRLMSQISGATSITLASEYLSNSRNGKGVLLGGVTGISPTELVILGARTAAEYAARAALGLGATVKIFDDNMFNLQELESKLGQRVFTSVLYPNVLRKALKSADVVLSAMSFNSNPSFRVSEEMVKNMKPGSVIIDLNISQGGCFETSRATDLKNPTYVKHGVIHYCVHNVASIVARTASIALSNVLAPIIIAIGESGGVQNYIKQSNGIRKGVYIYNGILTNKDLGDKLHIANKDIDLLLAIF
- the tsaE gene encoding tRNA (adenosine(37)-N6)-threonylcarbamoyltransferase complex ATPase subunit type 1 TsaE, whose amino-acid sequence is MFSIHINSVEEIQTAAKSLLNHFPSERIFAFYGKMGAGKTTFIKALCRQLGSVDPITSPTFALVNEYSTSTNERIFHFDFYRIKDVEEALDIGFDDYLYSGKYCMMEWPENIAPLLPENIVEVKIEVLDSSRRQLTANIV
- the gcvH gene encoding glycine cleavage system protein GcvH encodes the protein MNLPENLKYTKEHEWVRVEKDSVYVGITDFAQGELGDIVFVEIETEGEDLPKGETFGTVEAVKTVSDLFMPVGGKVAEFNAALEDEPELINKDPYDKGWMIKIEMSDTADLDDLMDAEAYKAMLEA